AATAGGAGGAATGAGAAGATAGACGAAAGAGCTGGGGACTGAAAGAAACGTTTCTTAATGTGGAAGTTGAGTCTGAATACAAAATGAATTAATGATGGGGCTAAGGACAAGTATCTGTTATACATTTTGTAACtttcatattttactttttttcccttgaaatttcaataaaaagacaaacatattTGTGTTCTTGAAGCATCTGCTCATCTTTCACGCAAGGAGAAACAAACATCTTCTGCACTCTCAACGATATAACCATCGCAACGTTCAGGCCAGAAAACATCACTCTACATAATCTAAGGAGGAAAGAGAAAAAGCTCATATTGAAAGATCACTGCAACTGATGATAATAGTGGTATCTTCAGTAGAAAGAGATGCTATAGACAAGTTTCCGCCTATGCTGTTTTTCGAAGCCAGCGACAATGTCATCTATTGTATCTTCCCATGTTTCATTCCCTTCAATCTAAAAACCCACAAACAATCACCCccaatataaagttttttatcAAAAGCTGCTactagatgaaaaaaaaaaactgattaattttgaataaaaaatactaacctCTTGACAGAGTTCCAAGGCAAGACGGCCACCTATAGCTGCTTCTTCGTGGTTGTCTTTAACCTCCAAGTTCATCACAAGTATGGTTCTCATAAGTGGCTGTTCTCTGTTATTAAGATCTGCAGATAAAGATAATGATAGGCACTTTTGTTACTCAgctaatgaaaataaaaaaaaagcggAATTAGGTTAATATACCTTCAAGAACAGAATCGAAAACCTTTTCTTCAAAGGTCATGACAACATCAAACACACCATCACCACCATTATCCTGCCATCTCTGAGGAGCTAGCTTCACGTTTAGGTTCCTCTTAAGCATCTGCAAGATCCCATTCCTCTTGTAACTGAAATGAACAGTTAAGTCTATTATGCAAAAGAGCAATTAGGGATTCGaaagcttaagagaaaacaaaatctagAATAGGAGGATACAGCTCGGGATCCTTGCGCCTGAGTTCATCGAACATCTGCTTGTACGGAGTTCCGAAGTCGTAGACGTTAGGCTCTCTCGCGGATGGTCCGGGTAGTTTAACGTGAGATCCTGTCCCGTACGAAGCTACGTCGAGACCTTGCCTCTTGAGGAGGAAGTGAGCCTCCATGCTCCGGTTCTGGTTCGACGAGCAGACCATGGCGTACCGGAACCTCATGGCGAAGACGCCGTGACGAGCGAATCTGCGATTGGTTTCCCCGGCGACTAATAGCGGCCGGAGCAGTTTACAAGTTGTCGATTTCAGAGGTGATGTTTGTTATGTGAGTGAACTGGATTGGGCCTGGGCCGGAATTTTTAAATACGTCCATTAACGTTATTGTGCCCAAAATCGTATCGAATTGAACCGGACAAAAATTATGTTCGGTTTGGTGAAACAATGGTTCATTTGTTTGGAAATTGTGCTGAACTAAACCGAATTTTCCCAAGTTCGATTCAATTATAGCTGTTTAAATTTTTGGGTAATCTGAATaaatttcggtttggttaaaTATAAGTCCGtataatttgattataatttctataaaatataaaaaccaaacaaaCGGATTACCGAACTGATAACTTAGATTTTCTTAAACTTAACCGAATTCTTAACCAAACTTGAATCGAAAACCACAAAAGACCGGTGGGTTTGGCGAGTTCGGTTCATTTCCCCAGGCGGAGTAGTAGTACTTGAAAGACTGAACAAAACTTGTAAACAATACGGCAAGGCAACTATTAAAGTCAGAAGAACGATGTCACCGAACCAAAAAACAAAGTCAAGAACACAATATTATCTCCGGGGGCGATGAGCAAAGTATTAAATGATACCTtcaacataaaaatacaattattacttattttttCTACAAATGATCACAAACTTGTCTCGGACCTTACATTCAAACCCCAAAACCTGTCTCTACCAAGTGATTATATCACTGAGTTTCACTGTCGGAGAATCTGTTGCAGCTGAAGGACTTGATTTCTCTGTTCCGGTGGCAGCAAATTGATCTGCTCTGGTGTCAGACTCATCACCTGTTGAAGCAATGCCTTCTCCATATCTGCAGATATCTGCACAAACaagaaaaacacacaaaaatcatCAACAACATCAACACAAGCCTCTTTGCTCTCTGATAAGTAAAAGTCATTTAGAATTCCAGCAAACGGGCTAAAGACGCAACTACAGCGTCTACTGGAAAAGGAATGTTAAAATGATAGAACTAGACAATCATCGACATGATGTATATCCTCGAAGTACAATGGCTGCGTGGGAAGGTAAATTACCGGCGCGGGGCGAGGTGGTGGTCCACCTCCAGGTCCAACTTGGTTTGGTGGAGGCACCGGTCCTAGACCTGGGAGATGAGTAATGTTTGAGTT
The sequence above is drawn from the Raphanus sativus cultivar WK10039 unplaced genomic scaffold, ASM80110v3 Scaffold3242, whole genome shotgun sequence genome and encodes:
- the LOC130506441 gene encoding uncharacterized protein LOC130506441, which gives rise to MRFRYAMVCSSNQNRSMEAHFLLKRQGLDVASYGTGSHVKLPGPSAREPNVYDFGTPYKQMFDELRRKDPELYKRNGILQMLKRNLNVKLAPQRWQDNGGDGVFDVVMTFEEKVFDSVLEDLNNREQPLMRTILVMNLEVKDNHEEAAIGGRLALELCQEIEGNETWEDTIDDIVAGFEKQHRRKLVYSISFY